A part of Camelus bactrianus isolate YW-2024 breed Bactrian camel chromosome 7, ASM4877302v1, whole genome shotgun sequence genomic DNA contains:
- the TSPAN33 gene encoding tetraspanin-33 isoform X3 translates to MVMVGVGVYARLMKHAEAALASLAVDPAILLIVVGILMFLLTFCGCIGSLRENICLLQTFSLCLTIVFLLQLAAGVLGFVFSDKARGKVNEIINNAIVHYRDDLDLQNLIDFGQKKPVFLEHLLLPGSMVCRSSKPETGLKELTAECVKQNIYTTFSCCGGISYKDWSQNMYFNCSEDNPSRERCSVPYSCCLPTPNQAVINTMCGQGMQALDYLEASKVIYTNGCIDRLVNWIHSNLFLLGGVALGLAIPQLVGILLSMILVNQIKDQIKLQLYNQQHRADPWY, encoded by the exons ATGGTGATGGTGGGCGTGGGAGTCTATGCTCGGCTGATGAAGCATGCTG aagCAGCGCTGGCCTCCCTGGCAGTGGACCCTGCCATCCTGCTGATCGTGGTGGGCATCCTCATGTTCCTGCTTACCTTCTGTGGCTGCATCGGATCTCTCCGGGAGAACATCTGCCTCCTGCAGACG TTCTCCCTCTGTCTCACCATCGTGTTCCTGCTACAACTGGCTGCTGGGGTCCTGGGCTTCGTCTTCTCGGACAAG GCCCGGGGGAAAGTGAATGAGATCATCAATAATGCCATCGTGCACTACCGAGATGACTTGGATCTGCAGAACCTCATTGATTTTGGCCAGAAGAAG CCAGTATTTTTGGAACATCTACTTTTGCCAGGCTCTATGGTGTGCAGGAGTTCAAAACCAGAAACtggcctcaaggagctcacagctgAATgtgtaaaacaaaatatatatacaaca TTCAGCTGCTGTGGAGGGATTTCCTACAAAGACTGGTCCCAGAACATGTATTTCAACTGTTCAGAAGACAACCCCAGCCGTGAGCGCTGCTCTGTGCCTTACTCCTGTTGCTTGCCTACCCCCAACCAG GCAGTGATCAACACCATGTGTGGCCAAGGCATGCAGGCCCTCGACTACTTGGAAGCTAGTAAAGTCATCTACACCAATGGCTGTATTGACAGACTGGTCAACTGGATACACAGCAACCTCTTCTTACTTGGTGGTGTGGCACTGGGCCTGGCCATCCCCCAG CTGGTGGGAATCCTGCTGTCCATGATCCTCGTGAATCAGATCAAAGACCAGATCAAGCTACAGCTCTACAACCAGCAGCACCGGGCTGACCCATGGTACTGA
- the TSPAN33 gene encoding tetraspanin-33 isoform X4, whose amino-acid sequence MVMVGVGVYARLMKHAAALASLAVDPAILLIVVGILMFLLTFCGCIGSLRENICLLQTFSLCLTIVFLLQLAAGVLGFVFSDKARGKVNEIINNAIVHYRDDLDLQNLIDFGQKKPVFLEHLLLPGSMVCRSSKPETGLKELTAECVKQNIYTTFSCCGGISYKDWSQNMYFNCSEDNPSRERCSVPYSCCLPTPNQAVINTMCGQGMQALDYLEASKVIYTNGCIDRLVNWIHSNLFLLGGVALGLAIPQLVGILLSMILVNQIKDQIKLQLYNQQHRADPWY is encoded by the exons ATGGTGATGGTGGGCGTGGGAGTCTATGCTCGGCTGATGAAGCATGCTG CAGCGCTGGCCTCCCTGGCAGTGGACCCTGCCATCCTGCTGATCGTGGTGGGCATCCTCATGTTCCTGCTTACCTTCTGTGGCTGCATCGGATCTCTCCGGGAGAACATCTGCCTCCTGCAGACG TTCTCCCTCTGTCTCACCATCGTGTTCCTGCTACAACTGGCTGCTGGGGTCCTGGGCTTCGTCTTCTCGGACAAG GCCCGGGGGAAAGTGAATGAGATCATCAATAATGCCATCGTGCACTACCGAGATGACTTGGATCTGCAGAACCTCATTGATTTTGGCCAGAAGAAG CCAGTATTTTTGGAACATCTACTTTTGCCAGGCTCTATGGTGTGCAGGAGTTCAAAACCAGAAACtggcctcaaggagctcacagctgAATgtgtaaaacaaaatatatatacaaca TTCAGCTGCTGTGGAGGGATTTCCTACAAAGACTGGTCCCAGAACATGTATTTCAACTGTTCAGAAGACAACCCCAGCCGTGAGCGCTGCTCTGTGCCTTACTCCTGTTGCTTGCCTACCCCCAACCAG GCAGTGATCAACACCATGTGTGGCCAAGGCATGCAGGCCCTCGACTACTTGGAAGCTAGTAAAGTCATCTACACCAATGGCTGTATTGACAGACTGGTCAACTGGATACACAGCAACCTCTTCTTACTTGGTGGTGTGGCACTGGGCCTGGCCATCCCCCAG CTGGTGGGAATCCTGCTGTCCATGATCCTCGTGAATCAGATCAAAGACCAGATCAAGCTACAGCTCTACAACCAGCAGCACCGGGCTGACCCATGGTACTGA